From the Saccharomycodes ludwigii strain NBRC 1722 chromosome I, whole genome shotgun sequence genome, one window contains:
- the TMN3 gene encoding Tmn3p (similar to Saccharomyces cerevisiae YER113C | TMN3 | TransMembrane Nine): MVEMIRTDSNRTHYQYYQSIIQNENANAEQKEKDNVVKNMPYHHLSTSKFSTNTDFKTIEHLQDYISNGAWIKPNVYHTGDKVELLVNKIVSEHNPIPHAYYDLPFVCPPQSDKKPLHLSLMEILGGDRKWQSDYKLFFKKDQQCARLCDRIIKPWAVNYLIELIKQEYMVKWLIDDELPGATTFISTIDHKKYYTDGFPLGFIDESTGKVFINNHVMLVIRYRTEDYNRFTILGFEVYPKSTADAICPGGSKNYKHFELVNFEEGATMDEIRLPFTYSVYWREELKHTWRNRWQYFIDSKEISEWNTSKLHWIALLNSAFIASIACSIVLFIYKNLVSTKQSIKKNDNSSMHLVDERNINTSVRSGSLLKYNIIRHFTNTSRVIGGNKRSRWFNLLSLLISCGVQSSCILLGFILISCSLNKLHNIGGTVYTFAVSCFITGCILASFIGVLLLNYGIDDTSNLSMKRILLEGLVCGSFVPLLTLCLIIFFNSIVWITDSSHVLPFKTVVLLVGAYCIICIPLSLVVAVFTKLFLELINNGRASVTTDSSTSDSVVGNDSSGDIANKLKGNNISISDIFITYFDMFMNICTDNNDNNDEMTTSNGFNLSPSPSSTLSSTPYANFINVGTITDKNASTFMDNPILLILIFGIVPFTVIYVELLSIYKSIWAEKAHFYYLYGFLLANLGLLCLSICSISIIGTCLHFYYSKAYLRLQDGDQSQLDTITSPSLRNRILDDWKWQSFFIGGSVAWYLEIYSIYYVFFVLKITDFSSIFLFICFTALFNGFVLFAFGSLGFISSCFFICKVFHFATLNGSGGNGFFFKNRHA, from the coding sequence atggTTGAAATGATTAGAACGGATAGTAATCGAACACATTACCAATACTATCAATCGATAATACAGAACGAAAATGCTAATGCtgaacaaaaagaaaaagacaaTGTCGTAAAAAATATGCCGTACCATCACTTATCTACATCTAAATTTTCTACCAATACAGATTTTAAAACCATCGAACATTTACAAGATTATATAAGCAACGGTGCTTGGATTAAGCCAAATGTTTATCATACCGGTGATAAAGTTGAACTATTGGTTAACAAGATAGTTTCTGAACATAATCCAATTCCTCATGCATATTATGATTTGCCCTTTGTTTGTCCACCCCAAAGTGACAAAAAACCGTTGCATCTATCTTTAATGGAAATTTTGGGAGGTGATCGTAAGTGGCAAAGTGactataaattatttttcaaaaaggATCAGCAATGTGCAAGATTATGTGACAGAATCATAAAACCTTGGGCCgttaattatttgattgaaCTAATTAAACAGGAATACATGGTTAAATGGCTAATTGATGATGAATTACCTGGCGCCACTACTTTTATCTCCACTATTGATCATAAAAAGTATTACACTGATGGGTTTCCCCTAGGATTTATTGATGAAAGCACCGGGAAGGTATTTATTAACAATCATGTTATGTTGGTTATTAGATATAGGACTGAAGACTATAATAGGTTTACCATTTTGGGGTTTGAGGTTTATCCTAAATCTACAGCAGATGCTATATGTCCTGGTGGAAGCAAGAATTATAAACATTTTGAGTTAGTGAACTTTGAGGAAGGCGCAACCATGGATGAAATTAGATTGCCATTTACATATTCCGTTTATTGGCGTgaagaattaaaacatACATGGAGGAATAGATGGCAATACTTCATTGattcaaaagaaatatcGGAATGGAACACCTCTAAATTGCATTGGATCGCATTATTAAACAGTGCGTTTATTGCCTCTATAGCCTGTAGTATTGTgctgtttatatataagaaTTTGGTGTCTACGAAgcaatcaataaaaaaaaacgacaATAGTTCAATGCACTTAGTAGATGAAAGGAATATCAATACAAGTGTAAGGAGTGGAAGCCTCTTGAAGTATAACATCATACGCCACTTCACAAATACTAGCAGGGTCATTGGTGGTAACAAGAGGTCAAGATGGTTTAACCTTTTATCTTTACTTATATCGTGTGGTGTTCAATCAAGTTGTATATTGCTTGGTTTCATACTAATTTCGTGTTCCTTAAATAAGCTACATAATATTGGTGGTACGGTTTATACATTTGCAGTATCATGTTTTATTACAGGATGTATTTTGGCTAGTTTTATTggtgtattattattaaattatggTATTGATGATACTAGTAATCTGTCAATGAAAAGAATATTACTTGAAGGATTGGTCTGTGGATCATTTGTGCCCTTACTGACATTAtgtttgattatttttttcaattctatTGTTTGGATTACTGATTCTTCTCATGTTTTACCATTTAAAACTGTTGTGCTATTAGTTGGGGCATATTGTATCATATGCATCCCGCTAAGTTTGGTGGTTGCCGTTTTCactaaattatttttagaattaATCAATAATGGGCGCGCAAGTGTTACCACTGATAGCTCTACTAGCGACTCGGTTGTTGGTAATGATAGTAGCGGTGATATCGCCAATAAGCTTAAAGGTAACAATATCAGTATTTCCGATATCTTTATAACTTATTTTGATATGTTTATGAACATTTGTACCgataacaatgataataatgatgaaatGACCACTAGTAATGGTTTTAATTTATCTCCTTCACCATCATCCACATTATCTAGTACACCATATGCCAATTTTATAAACGTTGGAACTATAACTGATAAAAATGCCTCTACATTTATGGATAATCcaatattgttaatattaatttttgggATAGTGCCATTTACGGTCATTTATGTCGAATTATTatccatatataaaagTATATGGGCTGAGAAAgcccatttttattacttgtATGGGTTTTTGCTGGCCAATTTAGGTTTATTATGTCTAAGTATCTGTAGTATTTCTATTATAGGTACATGTCTACATTTCTATTATTCCAAGGCCTATTTACGATTACAAGATGGTGACCAATCCCAATTAGACACGATTACAAGTCCTTCCTTACGTAATAGGATATTGGACGATTGGAAATGGCAAAGTTTTTTCATTGGAGGGAGTGTGGCCTGGTATTTAGAAATCTACTCTATTTATTATGTGTTTTTCGTTTTAAAAATCACTGATTTTAGctctatatttttattcatatgCTTTACTGCACTATTCAATggatttgttttatttgctTTTGGTTCTTTGGGATTTATCTCAAGttgttttttcatttgtAAGGTTTTTCATTTTGCCACTTTAAATGGTAGCGGAGGaaatggtttttttttcaaaaataggCATGCATAG